In the genome of Henningerozyma blattae CBS 6284 chromosome 5, complete genome, one region contains:
- the ISA1 gene encoding Fe-binding Fe/S cluster assembly protein ISA1 (similar to Saccharomyces cerevisiae ISA1 (YLL027W); ancestral locus Anc_4.31): protein MISYVLQKDTSSTLYQNLLRVNSINQSSTQKHSQLVVGLIYNQNYFCNSNNNNRRFLQTQINTSTNINLGSTATNAKKNTHQWNFFANGTTTNVRDVRPMSIEDIRFSNTSNSNSPIFKTQEKVGGGSLKWSSYKMPSKDILKDHLKNYKLQEIRLRTTKEKEVQTSTPILATSAPFDSSNVTNESASTINVTTNANTTTSPTKKKRNRTLKPRKALISLSPKAISHLKTLLDQPTPKLIRIGTRNRGCSGLTYDLKYIDKPDKFDEVIEQNGIKIVIDSKALFSVVGSEMDWIDDKLQSRFVFKNPNSKGTCGCGESFMI from the coding sequence atgatatcaTATGTGTTGCAAAAGGATACTTCCTCTACATTATATCAGAATTTGTTACGAGTAAATTCCATCAATCAATCAAGTACTCAGAAACATAGTCAGTTGGTAGTAGGTTTGATttataatcaaaattatttttgtaatagcaataataataatagacGGTTTCTACAGActcaaataaatacatcaactaatataaatttagGTTCCACCGCTACAAATGCTAAGAAGAATACGCATCAATGGAATTTTTTCGCAAACGGTACAACTACAAATGTAAGAGACGTAAGACCAATGTCTATAGAAGATATTAGATTTAGTAACACCAGCAATAGCAATTCaccaatatttaaaactcAAGAAAAAGTTGGTGGAGGATCTTTAAAATGGTCGAGTTATAAAATGCCATCAAAGGATATCTTAAAAgatcatttgaaaaattacaaattacaagaaataaGACTTCGAACTACTAAAGAAAAGGAAGTTCAAACTTCAACACCAATACTCGCCACATCTGCACCGTTCGATTCAAGCAACGTAACTAATGAATCTGCGTCTACTATAAATGTAACTACCAATGCAAACACAACTACAAGTccaacaaagaaaaaaaggaataGAACTTTAAAGCCTCGTAAAgctttaatatcattaagtCCAAAGGCAATCTCTCATCTAAAGACTCTACTGGATCAACCAACTCCAAAACTCATAAGAATAGGAACAAGAAATAGAGGTTGTTCAGGTTTGACGtatgatttgaaatatattgataaacCTGATAAATTCGATGAAGTCATTGAACAAAATGGTATTAAAATTGTGATAGATTCAAAAGCTTTATTCAGTGTAGTGGGTAGTGAAATGGATTGGATCGATGATAAATTGCAATCAAGATTTGTATTCAAAAATCCAAATTCAAAGGGAACTTGTGGCTGTGGTGAAAGTTTCatgatataa